One Heterodontus francisci isolate sHetFra1 chromosome 37, sHetFra1.hap1, whole genome shotgun sequence genomic window carries:
- the LOC137352224 gene encoding N-acetyllactosaminide alpha-1,3-galactosyltransferase-like isoform X6, which translates to MEGLLPMDVCHLPKGFKLKPGNHVDNYLDYWSRTDVQTCTDWKAPIIWDGTFNPMYYDEMYKKQNIVIGLTVFAVGKYLDLYLEGFLMSADKHFMPGFSVIYYVFVDDLLKLKGLRLSGRRKVKSFKVEKHKRWQDISMFRMKTISKLIDDHIRHEANYVFCFDVDQRFEGRFGTETLSESVALLHAWFYRRPKFLYSYDLNPHSAAYMGTTAGDFYYHAAVFGGTWQCVKNLTETCHRGIMQDKQNNVEALWHDESHLNKYFWLHKPTKVLSPEYCWDRKIGWRRDIHVFRMMWAAKQYDLSRQIE; encoded by the exons GAGCAGAACCGATGTGCAGACTTGTACAGATTGGAAAGCGCCAATCATTTGGGACGGCACCTTCAATCCCATGTATTATGATGAGATGTACAAGAAACAGAATATTGTTATTGGTCTCACAGTCTTTGCAGTTGGCAA GTATTTGGACTTGTACTTGGAGGGGTTCCTGATGTCGGCCGATAAACATTTCATGCCAGGATTCTCAGTCATCTACTATGTGTTTGTAGATGATCTGCTGAAGCTGAAAGGGCTGAGGCTGAGTGGAAGGCGGAAAGTCAAGAGCTTCAAAGTTGAAAAGCACAAGCGGTGGCAAGACATTTCTATGTTCCGTATGAAGACAATCAGTAAACTGATTGATGATCACATCAGGCATGAAGCCAACTATGTGTTCTGCTTTGACGTGGATCAGAGATTCGAAGGCCGCTTTGGCACAGAGACATTGAGCGAGTCGGTGGCTCTCCTGCATGCCTGGTTTTACAGAAGGCCGAAGTTCTTGTACAGTTATGACCTTAACCCCCACTCTGCAGCTTACATGGGCACCACCGCAGGGGATTTCTACTATCACGCTGCTGTGTTTGGTGGGACTTGGCAGTGTGTCAAGAACCTGACAGAGACCTGCCACCGGGGGATCATGCAGGACAAGCAGAATAATGTAGAGGCACTTTGGCATGATGAGAGCCACCTCAACAAATACTTCTGGCTGCATAAACCCACCAAAGTTCTATCGCCAGAATACTGCTGGGACCGAAAGATCGGATGGCGAAGAGACATCCACGTGTTCAGAATGATGTGGGCTGCGAAACAATATGACTTGAGTCGACAAATTGAATAA
- the LOC137352224 gene encoding N-acetyllactosaminide alpha-1,3-galactosyltransferase-like isoform X7, producing MWIITWIIGAEPMCRLVQIGKRQSFGTAPSIPCIMMRCTRNRILLLVSQSLQLAMLICSSIPDLYTYIVLLHREHRYLDLYLEGFLMSADKHFMPGFSVIYYVFVDDLLKLKGLRLSGRRKVKSFKVEKHKRWQDISMFRMKTISKLIDDHIRHEANYVFCFDVDQRFEGRFGTETLSESVALLHAWFYRRPKFLYSYDLNPHSAAYMGTTAGDFYYHAAVFGGTWQCVKNLTETCHRGIMQDKQNNVEALWHDESHLNKYFWLHKPTKVLSPEYCWDRKIGWRRDIHVFRMMWAAKQYDLSRQIE from the exons GAGCAGAACCGATGTGCAGACTTGTACAGATTGGAAAGCGCCAATCATTTGGGACGGCACCTTCAATCCCATGTATTATGATGAGATGTACAAGAAACAGAATATTGTTATTGGTCTCACAGTCTTTGCAGTTGGCAA TGCTGATTTGTTCGAgtatccctgatctctacacctacatcgtccttctccatcgtgaacacag GTATTTGGACTTGTACTTGGAGGGGTTCCTGATGTCGGCCGATAAACATTTCATGCCAGGATTCTCAGTCATCTACTATGTGTTTGTAGATGATCTGCTGAAGCTGAAAGGGCTGAGGCTGAGTGGAAGGCGGAAAGTCAAGAGCTTCAAAGTTGAAAAGCACAAGCGGTGGCAAGACATTTCTATGTTCCGTATGAAGACAATCAGTAAACTGATTGATGATCACATCAGGCATGAAGCCAACTATGTGTTCTGCTTTGACGTGGATCAGAGATTCGAAGGCCGCTTTGGCACAGAGACATTGAGCGAGTCGGTGGCTCTCCTGCATGCCTGGTTTTACAGAAGGCCGAAGTTCTTGTACAGTTATGACCTTAACCCCCACTCTGCAGCTTACATGGGCACCACCGCAGGGGATTTCTACTATCACGCTGCTGTGTTTGGTGGGACTTGGCAGTGTGTCAAGAACCTGACAGAGACCTGCCACCGGGGGATCATGCAGGACAAGCAGAATAATGTAGAGGCACTTTGGCATGATGAGAGCCACCTCAACAAATACTTCTGGCTGCATAAACCCACCAAAGTTCTATCGCCAGAATACTGCTGGGACCGAAAGATCGGATGGCGAAGAGACATCCACGTGTTCAGAATGATGTGGGCTGCGAAACAATATGACTTGAGTCGACAAATTGAATAA